A genomic segment from Nicotiana tabacum cultivar K326 chromosome 7, ASM71507v2, whole genome shotgun sequence encodes:
- the LOC107820234 gene encoding uncharacterized protein LOC107820234, protein MSTEAPYSAAAAQHRRAQFRQPISDAKRHRSIFELPPNFFESCRLLESPSASPLYLIEPLESLSVKTLDDVSIDDESKKDAQNMESSTNNRNNAKQRWSCNTCKAVFESLHDQRSHFKSDIHRLNIKLSIAGRDTIKEEDFDEMKSDSLCKDYDLSSISGSDDEDDDKESGRSNDLQRRIVGDIKNKIFLKLHDGEILSMWKCLLLNESENILFENKKTLAADDIRNKIHLTESEVTEKLKYLIHEPRDNTRLRIMLLARGGHFAGCVFDGTAVVAHKTFHRYVIRAKAGKKQSSKDASGKIAHSAGASIRRHNELALKKEIQDLLTSWKPYFAVSSCIFICAPSDNRQLFFDGDRPYFVCQPNVIRNIPLTVRRPTYKEARRIYGLLTQVSFEVNERIAPDCEDASLLSASGPSSKSNESMEVLKENLETREITKACSSVTPSRDAIISSDSDSDNDTIGTSTPLHEAAKCGDSEKVLELLEQGMDPCLKDERGRTPYVLATEKEMRNTFRRFMASNVDKWDWHAAKVPSALTKEMEETQAAKQAEKDAKKKARAKELKKLRKAKQKKAQAEAAQVQTAPSESGRGMLAASALKGYSHSSLSAKISKEEELRRAQDAEREKRAAAAERRAAAAAALKAQGTGSVSAPSGSATDILCSCCYGSLAGKVPFHRYNYKYCSSACMHVHKEILEDG, encoded by the exons ATGTCGACGGAGGCTCCATATTCCGCCGCCGCCGCCCAGCATCGCCGCGCTCAATTCAGGCAACCAATCTCCGACGCAAAACGGCACCGTTCAATCTTCGAACTACCgccgaacttctttgaatcctgCCGCCTCCTCGAATCTCCATCAGCGTCGCCACTCTACCTAATCGAACCACTCGAAAGTCTCTCAGTCAAAACCCTAGACGACGTATCCATTGATGACGAATCCAAAAAGGATGCGCAGAACATGGAGAGTTCGACTAATAATAGGAATAACGCGAAACAGAGGTGGTCCTGCAATACTTGTAAAGCGGTGTTTGAGTCTCTCCATGACCAGCGCTCTCACTTCAAATCCGATATTCATCGACTAAAC ATAAAGCTAAGCATTGCTGGGAGAGACACTATAAAGGAGGAAGACTTTGATGAGATGAAATCTGATTCCCTATGTAAGGATTATGATTTATCAAGTATTTCTGGatcagatgatgaagatgatgacaaAGAATCTGGTCGGTCAAATGATCTGCAGCGAAGAATAGTTGGAGAtattaagaataaaatatttttaaaattgcaTGATGGGGAGATCCTTTCAATGTGGAAGTGTCTACTCCTGAATGAGTCAGAGAACATTTTGTTTGAGAACAAGAAGACGCTTGCTGCAGATGATATCAGGAATAAGATTCACTTGACAGAAAGTGAAGTGACTGAGAAGTTGAAATATCTGATACATGAACCAAGGGATAATACCCGTTTGAGGATCATGTTGCTTGCAAGAGGTGGGCATTTTGCAGGCTGTGTTTTTGATGGTACTGCAGTTGTGGCACATAAGACATTCCACAG GTATGTTATACGAGCTAAGGCTGGAAAGAAACAGTCATCAAAAGATGCAAGTGGCAAGATTGCGCACTCTGCTGGAGCATCAATTCGTCGGCATAATGAACTTGCTCTTAAAAAG GAAATCCAAGATTTGCTCACATCATGGAAGCCTTACTTTGCTGTTTCGTCCTGTATCTTCATATGTGCTCCCTCTGACAACCGCCAACTGTTTTTTGATGGAGATCGACCATATTTTGTCTGTCAGCCTAATGTTATTAGAAATATTCCTTTGACTGTCCGAAGACCTACCTACAAGGAAGCTCGACGAATATATGGCTTGTTGACTCAAGTATCCTTTGAAGTAAATGAGCGAATTGCACCTGATTGTGAAGATGCGTCACTATTAAGTGCAAGTGGTCCGAGCAGCAAGTCTAATGAGTCCATGGaggttttgaaggaaaatttGGAGACTAGGGAAATTACCAAAGCATGTTCTAGTGTTACGCCATCTCGCGATGCCATCATATCAAGTGACAGTGATAGTGATAATGACACAATTGGTACGTCCACTCCTTTACATGAAGCAGCAAAGTGCGGGGATTCTGAAAAGGTTTTGGAACTTCTAGAACAGGGTATGGATCCTTGCCTCAAAGACGAGAGAGGGAGAACTCCGTATGTGCTTGCAACTGAAAAAGAAATGAGAAACACATTTAGGCGCTTCATGGCATCAAACGTTGACAAGTGGGATTGGCATGCTGCTAAGGTGCCTAGCGCATTGACTAAAGAAATGGAGGAAACACAAGCTGCTAAACAG GCAGAGAAAGACGCTAAGAAGAAAGCTAGGGCAAAGGAGTTGAAGAAATTGCGGAAAGCAAAGCAAAAAAAGGCTCAG GCTGAGGCTGCTCAAGTCCAAACTGCTCCATCTGAATCTGGGAGAGGAATGCTTGCTGCTTCAGCTCTTAAAGGATATTCTCATTCTAGTCTTTCAGCAAAAATATCAAAAGAG GAGGAATTAAGGAGAGCTCAAGATGCTGAAAGGGAAAAAAGAGCAGCTGCAGCTGAGAGAAGAGCAGCTGCTGCGGCAGCCCTCAAAGCTCAAGGCACTGGCTCAGTTTCTGCTCCAAGTGGCTCGGCAACTGACATTCTATGTTCTTGCTGTTACGGGTCATTGGCTGGCAAGGTTCCCTTTCACAGATATAATTACAAGTATTGCAGCAGCGCATGCATGCACGTGCACAAAGAGATCCTTGAGGACGGATAA